GCTTCCAACCCGATGGCCGCCCGATCGCGTATCACTCTCCGGATGGCACACGGATGCCGGAAGAAGCGGCGGCCGCCTTCGCCGCCGACGTCCGCACCGTGGACCAGCGCCTTCTGGAGGTTATCGCCCGATCGGGGCCCGGGGACTCGTACCGCGACGTGACCGAACGCGCCATCGCCGATCAGGGGTGGGATTCCGAGCGCGCCCTCCGAGTGAGGGAATTCGTCGAGCATCGCACGGAGGAGCAGTACGGAGCGTGGATCGAAGACCTCGCCGCCCACGGCCTGGACGACGATCAGGTCGAGGGCGATGAGGTGGTGTTCCCCGACGGATACGACCGCCTCCCCGCTCACCTCGCCGAAGGTCTCGACGTGCGCCTCGGTCACGTCGTGACCCGAGTCGCCTGGCACGCGTCGGGCGTCGACGTGACGAGCGACCGGGGCACGGTGACGGCCGCGGCGGCGGTGGTCACCGTCCCCGTGGGGGTGCTGCAGTCCGCGTCGTTCACCTTCGACCCGCCCCTTCCGCCCGCCGTCGCGGAGCCACTGGCGCGGCTGCGGATGAACGCCTTCGAGAAGGTGTTCCTGCGTTTTCCGACACGGTTCTGGGGCGACGGTGTCTACGCCGTGAGACAGCAGGGACCCGAGGGACGGCGCTGGCACTCGTGGTACGACCTCACGCCGCTGCACGATGAACCGACGCTCCTGACGTTCGCCGCCGGGCCCGCGGCGAGGGAGATCCGCGCCTGGAGTCACGATGAGATCGTCGCATCGGTCATGGAGCAGCTTCGGAGACTCTTCCCCGGAGCGCCCGACCCGGTGGACGTGGAGATCACCGACTGGCAGGGCGACCCCTTCAGCCACGGGTCCTACGCGTACATGACGGTGGGGTCTGTCACGAGCGACCACGACGACCTCGCCGCGCCCGTCGGCGGCGTGCTCCACCTCGCAGGCGAGGCGACGTGGACGGATGATCCCGCCACTGTCACCGCGGCGATGTGCTCCGGGCATCGTGCGGCTGAGCGCGTCCTCGGACGGCACGTCGCGATGGAGAGCGTCTGGAACACCGCGTTCTGACGACGGCCGGCGGCGTGATCACGCCGGCTGGGCGAACCGGGGAAGATCCAGAATTCCGCGTCGCGCCTCCTGCACCGCCGCGCACACGGCCCCGAGCGAGACGATGTCGGCTCCGAGCTCAGAGGCGACGATCCGCGGGGCGGGGAGGTGGAGTGTGTCGGCCACTGACCTTCGGGCCGCCTCAATGAGCGGCGCCGCCCCGTCGGCGACGGCGCCCGAGACGATCAGCAGCCGGGTGTCGAACAGACTCCCGAAGACACCGGCGATCACGGCGAGCGATCCGCCGATCTCGTCGGTGATCCGGCGGGCGCCGGCGTCGCCCTGGGCCGCCGCGGCGAAGACGTCCTTGCCCTCGATGTCGGCAGGCGCCATCCGGCGCAGGATGCTCGAGGTCGGGAGCGCGCCCGTCGCCATCGCCGTGCGGGCGAGCTCGACTGCCCGGTGACCGAACCCCCACGCGCTGTCGACGCCCCGGACATGATCGAAGGCGACCATCTCGCCGGCGCCGCCGTGCGCGCCCGTGAGCAGACGCCCGTCCACCCAGACACCGGCACCCAGACGCTCTCCGGCGAGGAGGACCACGAAATCGTTGCACCCGCGTGCAGCGCCCAGCGTGCGCTCGGCGACCGAGGCCAGAGACGCGTCGTTCGCGACCTTCACGATGGGCACCCATTCTCCGAACATCCGCGCGAACCCCGGGTTCATCCGCGTCCAGAATTCCGCCCGGTCGGTCGGAGATTCGCCGTGCGCGTCGACGGGCGCCGGGAGACCCACGCCCATCGCCGCGACCTCCGATCGGCCGACTCCGGCGATCTCGAGCGCGCGGTCCACAGCGCGCACTGCTGCGCGTCGCCTGATCTCGGGCGCATCGTCATCGGCATCCACGACGAGGTGTTCGACCGCTCGGGTGTTCCCCCGGAGATCCGACACCGTCGCGGTGAGATGGCCCCGGCCCGCGTCGAGGCCCACGACGAAGGCGGCATCCTGACGGAATGCGAACCGACGTGCGGGACGACCCTTGCGGTAATCGCCGACGGCGCGGGCGTTGGGGAGTTCGACGATCAGTCCGCGGGCGACGAGCTCGTCGACGACATCGATCGCCGTCGACCGCGTCACCGCGACGCTCTCCATCACGTCTGTCGCGGTGAAGACCTCCGCGTCCCAGGCGTACCCGATCACGCCCAGAAGGCTCGCTCGCCGCGGCGAGAGGGGGACGATACCCGGGTATGACAAGGGGTTGACCTTTCTCGTGTTCCTTTGCATTCTGGATGCCAGGAACTTGATTCGCGGCATAAATTTAATGCGGCGAGCAAGTGAGTGACAACTCTGACGAAGGACGATGACGTGCCTCCTGGAACCCCTGCCCGTCGCGCTGCCGCGACGATCTCCCTCCTCGCCCTCGCCGGCGCCCTCCTCGCGGGGTGCTCCGCCGACGGCCGCGAGACCATCCGCTTCACCTTCAGCAAGAGGGAAGCCCTGGACTTCATGAACCAGCTCGTGTCGGACTACAACTCCTCCCAGGACCGTGTCCGGGTGGAGATGGACACGTCGGGCGTCGACGTGGTGTCCGCCAGCTTCGTCCGCGGCAATCCCCCCGACATCATGCTGGCCAACTACAACTACGAGGTGGCCCGCTTCGTCGACCGGTGCGCGCTCTCGGACCTCTCCGACACGCAGGCGGCATCGACGGTGCGCGACGACCTCGACGTGCTGATGGCGCAGTACGGCTCGTGCGAAGGCCGGACCAGCGCCCTCCCCTACTCGGTGATGGCGTCGTCGGTCATCTACAACCGGGCGATCTTCGAAGAGAACGGCCTGGAGGTCCCGCAGACATGGGACGAGCTCATCGCCGTCTGCGACGCGCTCGAAGCGTCGGGCGTGACACCGTTCTACGCCACCTTCAAGGACGACTGGACGGTCGCCCAGGGCTGGTACGACTACGCCATCGGCGGTTCCATCGACGTGGTCGACTTCTTCGACCAGCTCGCGGCGGAGGGTGCCGATGTCGGCGAGGAGTCGGCGGTGTCCTTCCAAGACCAGTTCGCCGAGCCTCTGGACAGAATGGCCGAACTCACGGTCTACACCAATGCCGACGCCGACTCGCGTGCCTACAACGACGGAAACCTCGCGTTCGCGCGCGGTGAGGCGGCGATGTATCTGCAGGGGCCCTGGGCGCTCGCCGAGATCGCCAAGACCGATCCCGACCTGGATCTGGGAACCTTCCCGCTGCCGATGACCGATGACCCTGCTGATCTGAAGGTGCGCGTGAACACCGACCTCGCCGCGATGATCCCCGAGGAGTCGCGCCACCAGGATGCCGCTCGCGACTTCCTGGAGTTCCTCTATCAGCCCGAGAACATCGAGGCCTACAACGAATCCCAGCTCGGATTCGCTCCGACCGAGGGGGCACCCCCGCCGAGCGATCCGCGCGTCGAAGGGATGACGGACTACTACGACGAAGGAAGGTTCTACCAGGGCCCCTCCGTCCTCGTGCCCAAGACCATCCCGGTCTTCAGCTACGCGCAGGCCTTGGCCCTGGGCGCCGACACCGAGTCGACCCTGCGGACGATGGACACCGATTGGGCTCGACTGGCATTCCGCTCGCCTCTTCCCTCGAGCGAGACCGACGCGCAGGGCGAGGAGGCCACGCAATGACCGCCACCGAGACGATCGTCGCAGGATCGGCGGCGACACGCCGTTCCCGGCGGCGAGTGGAACCCATCTACTACCTGTTCCTCCTCCCGAGCCTGGTGCTGTTCACCCTCGCGATCACGGTGCCGGGGATCGTCGGGATCTTCTTCAGCTTCACCGACTCCATCGGCATCGGCTCATGGAACTTCATCGGCCTGACCAACTACATCGCCCTCTTCAGCGACCCCGCCATTCTGCAGAGCTACCTCTTCACCTTCGGGTTCGCCACGGCGACGGTCATCGTCGTCAACATCGTGGCGTTCCTCTTGGCCGTGGGGCTCACATCCCGCATCCGGTTCCGCACCGGGCTCCGGACGATCTTCGTCATCCCGATGGTGATCTCGGGGATCATCATCGCGTACGTCTTCAACTTCCTGTTCTCCAACTCCGTACCCTCTCTCGGTCAGGCCACCGGGATCGGATGGCTGCAGGAGAGCCTGCTCGCCAATCCCGACCTCGCCTGGGTGGCGATCGTGATCGTGACCGCCTGGCAGGCGATCCCCGGCACGCTCCTCATCTACATCGCCGGTCTGCTGTCGGTTCCCGGAGACGTCTACGAGGCCGCGGACATCGACGGGGCCAACAAGCGCCAGCAGCTGTGGCGCATCACCATCCCCCTCGTCGCGGGATACGTCGTCATCAACGTGATCCTCGGATTCAAGAACTTCCTCAACGCCTACGACGTCATCGTCGGCCTCACCAACGGCGGGCCGGGAACAGCGACCCGAAGCATCGCGATGAGCATCATCTTCGGTTTCAACAGCGGCGACTACGCCTACCAGATGGCCAACGCGACCATCTTCTTCATCGTCGCCGTGCTCATCTCCATCCTCCAACTCTCCCTCACGCGCGGAAGGAAGGTCTTCCGATGACCACGCAACCCGCTCTGTCCGCCGAAACCGCCGAGGGCGAGCTCATCGCCGACCGCGAGAACCGGAAGTCCCGTTCCGCCGACGAACGGCCGAGGCCGAAAGCACGAGGCCGCGTCGGCCAGGAACGCGTCAACTGGTCGACGACGGTGATCCTGATCCTCTGCGCCGTGACCGTCCTGCTGCCGCTGTACGTCACCATCTCGATGTCGCTGAAGACGTCCGCGCAGGCCGTCGACGGCAACGCGTTCTCGCTGCCGGCGCCCTTCAGCTTCGACGGCTTCGTCGAGGCGTGGACCCTCACCCGCTTTCCTGTCGGCGCGGCGGTGTCGCTCTTCGTCACCGCCGGCACAGTGATCCTGACGATCATCCTGGCCGCCTTCGCCTCGTACGCGATCGTCCGAAACTGGGATCGACGGCTGTTCCGCTACTCGTTCTTCTATCTGCTCGCGGCGATGTTCATCCCGTTCCCGGTGGTGGCACTTCCCCAGATCCAGCTGACCGGACGCGTCGGCCTGGACAACCCGGTCGGGGTGATCCTGCTTGCCACGATGTTCCAGCTGAGCTTCAGCGTGCTGCTGTTCACCGCCTTCCTGCGCTCGATCCCCTACGAGCTCGAGGAGAGCGCCCGCATCGACGGTGCGAGCACCTGGCAGACGTTCTGGAAGCTCATCTTCCCGCTTCTGGCGCCGATGAGCGCCACGGTCGGCATCTTCGCGTTCCTCTACGCGTGGAACGACTTCATGATGCCGTCGCTGATCATCTCCGACCCGAACCTGCAGACCCTGCCGGTGCGCCAGAACCTCTTCCAGAGCCAGTTCAGCAACAACTACAACGTCGCCTTCGCGTCGTACCTCATGGCCATGGCGCCGGCGATCATCGCCTACCTGTTCACGCAGCGCTGGGTGATGGCGGGCGTCACGCAGGGCGCCGTCAAGGGCTGACCCGCACACCCTCCCGAACCGATCACCTGAAAGGAAACCCGTCCCCGTGACATCCGCCGGCACCTCCGCCCTCCAGACCGCCGACCCGCACGAGATCGAGCTGCCCGAGTGGTGGCGCCAGGCCGTGGTGTACCAGGTCTATCCCCGCAGCTTCGCCGATGCCGACGGCGACGGCATCGGCGATCTGCGCGGCATCCTCTCGCGTGTCGACCACCTGCGCGAGCTCGGCGTCGACGCGATCTGGCTGAGCCCGTTCTACCCGTCGGAACTCGCCGACGGCGGATACGACGTCGCCGACTATCGCGATGTCGACCCGCGCCTGGGAACCCTCGACGACTTCGATCGTCTCGTCGACGCGCTCCACGCTGCAGGCATCCGCATCGTCGTCGACATCGTGCCGAACCACACCTCCGACCAGCATGCCTGGTTCCAGGAGGCCCTTGCCGCCGGGCGCGGTTCGCTGGCACGGGATCGCTACATCTTCCGCGACGGCACGGGGCCTGACGGCTCTGAACCGCCCACCGACTGGGTCTCGGTCTTCGGGGGGCCCGCCTGGGAGCGCGTCGCAGACGGCCAGTGGTACTTCCACAACTTCGCCGTGCAACAGCCCGACCTCAACTGGGACAACCCCGACGTCCGTGCCGATTTCGTACGCACGCTGCGCTTCTGGGCCGACCGGGGCGTCGACGGGTTCCGCATCGACGTCGCGCACATGCTGACGAAGGATCTCACCGAGCCGCTTCCCTCGCGGACGGAGTTGGACGCACTCCCCCGGGACGGCCGGCACCCCCTGATCGACCGCGATGACGTGCATGAGGTCTACGCCGAGTGGCGCGCGGTCTTCGACTCGTACGATCCGCCCCGCACAGCCGTCGCCGAAGCCTGGGTCGACCCGGCACGCATCCCGCTCTACGCTCGCGCGGAGAGCCTCGGTCAGGCGTTCAACTTCGATCTGCTCGAGGCCGACTTCGACGCGGGGCAGTTCCGTCGGATCGTCGGCTCCAACCTGCTGCTGGCGGCGGAGTCGGGCTCGTCGACCACCTGGGTGCTCTCCAATCACGACGTCGTCCGACACGCGACGCGCTACGGCCTCCCCGACGCCGAACGCGGAGGTGACGGCCGACCGGTGCGCAAGCACGGCAACGAGTGGCTGCTCTCCGGCGGCCGCACGCCCGAACTCGACCGGGACCGGGGACTCCGCCGGGCACGCGCGGCGATCCTCTTCGTCCTCGGGCTCCCCGGCTCGGCCTACATCTATCAGGGCGAGGAGCTGGGTCTGCACGAGGTGGCCGAGATCCCCGATTCGCACAGGCAGGACCCCACCTTCTTCCGCAGCCCCGGCGAGGACATCGGCCGGGACGGATGCCGCGTCCCCCTCCCCTGGTCGGCAGACGAGCCGGCCTTCGGGTTCGGCGGCAGGTCTCCGCATCTCCCGCAGCCCGCCTGGTTCGCGCAGTCGGCCGCGTCGGTGCAGACGGATGACCCGGCGTCGACGCTCCGTCTGTACCGCGACGCCCTCGCCGCGCGGCGACGCCTGCAGACAGCCGAGAGCCTGGAGTGGGTCGAAACCGGGCGCGATGATGTGCTCCATTACCGACGACCCAACGGCTGGACCGTGATCACCAATTTCGGCACCGAACCCTTCTCCCTGCCCGAGGACATCGGGCCGGTCCTCTCCTCCGGGCCGGTCGCGCAGGGCCTGCTCCCGGGAGAGACCACGGTCTGGTTCGACGCGCTCTGACGACGCGAGCCGCCGTGGTGGGCTAGGCGTGAGGGGTGGCGGTGTCCCCGCGAACGCCCGGCCGGGGGCGCCGCACCGTGATGCTCTCTCCGGGGACGAGGGTGTGACGTGCGTCGTCGATGAGGATCGTCACCGGCTCGGGCGAGCCGCCGTGCGCTCGCAGTTCCAGCGCTGTGTGGGTCGCGGCAAGCTCGAGCCGATGGCCGCGGTAGCGCAGGCGAGTGGACAGCCGTGAGATCGCGTCGGGCAGCTGCGGATGAAGGATGAGGACGTCGTCACGCACCTGCACGCCGAAATAGCACCGCTGCAGGATGTCCACCGTCGCCGCCATCGCTCCCAGGTGGATGCCCTCGCGGGTGGTCCCGGGGTGGATGTCGCGGATGTCGGCCCCCAGCGCGTCGCGCAGGAGATGCCAGGATGCGTGTCGATCTCCTCGCACCTGCACCCACGCGTGCACGACACGGCTGAGCGAAGACCCATGGGTGGTGCGAGCGAGGTAGTGCGCGATCGTGGCGGGGATCGAGCGGGGGTCGAAGGCGTAGCCGAGGCGATGCAGGATCTCGGTCAACTCCTCGGCGCTCAGTACGTAGAAGAGCATGAGGACATCAGCCTGCTTGGACACCCGGTAGCGATGGGCCGAGTCCCCCTCGGCCTCGAGAAGAAGATCCAGCCGGCTGATATCGCCATACGTGCGGCGATACTCGTCGAGATCGAGGTCGGGGAGCGCTCCATAGCCGTCGAATTGGGCCAGCATCCCGTCGTCGAGGAACGGCACGAACAGGTGACGACTGACCGTGTCCCATCGCTGGAGTTCATGTTCGGTGACGCCCAGATGCTCCCACTGGTCGTCATCGCGTGCGCCGAGCACGGCATGCGCGCGCAGGACGGCGCGCAGCAGCCACGAGGTCATGATCGCCACGTAGGCGTTGTCGTCGATCCCCTCCCCGGGACGGTCGGGATACCCGTCGTGGAATTCGTCGGGTCCCATCATCCGGCGAAGATGAAACCGTCCCGACCGGGGATCCTCCTCGACCCGTGACACCCAGAATCGGGCGATGTCCACCAGCATCTCCGCCCCGTAGGAGGCGAGGAAGTTCCTGTCCCCCGACACCTGGTAGTACTGCCACACGTTGTAGCCGACGGCGAGGGTGACGTGGTGCTGTCGCCAGGAGTGATCAGGCACCCACCGGCCCGAGTGCGGGTTGAAGTTGGCCGGCGCCGTCTCCTCCCTTCCGTCGCTTCCGCTCTGCCAGGGGAAGAGCGCTCCCTCGAAGCCCAGTTCTCGGGCCCGGCGACGCGCCTCGGGAAGTCGTCGGTATCGGTACATGAGCAGAGCGCGCGTGAGCTCCGGCATGCGCAGGTTCAAGACCGGGAAGACGAACAGCTCGTCCCAGAAGACATGTCCCCGGTAGGCCTCACCATGCAGCCCTCGAGCGGGCACACCCACGTCGGCGTCGGCCGTGTGCCTCGACAGAGTCTGGGCGACGTGGAACAGGTGCAGACGGATCTCTCGGCGTGTGGCTTCCTGCTCCCCCGCGTGCGCGGCGTTCAGGGTCACGCGCAGGCGCAGCTGACGCCAGACGTGGCGCCATTCGCCTCGATGCTCCTGGGCGTCGCGCTGCGCGGAAGCCATCGCCTCCACTTCCCGACGGGCGGCGGTCAGCGGTTCGGAGATCGCGTGGTCGCGCGAGGTGAACACCGCGACGGACTTGTCGATCCGGATCACCTGCCCGGCGGTTCCGACCACGTCGATCGCCAGGGCTGCCCCCGCTCGGTCGCTCCTGCCCCACCTCACGGCGTCGACATCGACGGAGGTCCTCGTGGCGAGTGCGACGTCGATCCGGGACTGTCTCGTGCGGACCATGACCCAGGCATCGCTCCCTTCGGTTCCGGTGAGCGGCACCTCGAGGTGCCGGTTCTCCAGGCCGGTGAAAGAGGCGACTCCGTCGTTGGTCACCGCGGCAGAGATCTCCGAATCGATCCGCAGCATGCCACTCCACGCGTGCGGTGTGACACGGGTGACAAGCCGCGCGCGGTGGGGGTGACGCAGCGAGACCCAGCGTTCCTGATGGATCGAGGCGGCGAAACCGTCCGGTCCGCGCACCCTGGCTTCGCGGATGAGGACCCCGCGGCGCATGTCGAGAAGGCGATGGTCGTGCTCCACCGTCGGCGCACGCGTCGCGGCGTCCGGAGAGATGGTCAGCGAAAGCCAATCGGGAAGCCGGACGATGCTCTCATCGACGCGGATGCGCCCGGCGGTGACCGTGGTGGCCCGGTCGAACACGCCGGCGACGTAGGTGCCGGGATAGCACCATGGCTCGAACCGGCGGTCGGGAGCCGCGCCGCGGGTGGCGAGGTAGCCGTTCGCGAGCGTCGTCAGTACCTCGCGCGTCCCCTCGAGCGCCGGATCCACCTCGGGCAGGTCGAGCTCCCACGCACTTCGGCGCCGGCGACACAGCGGACACGGAGCGACAACTCCTTCGTCGGTTCTCTTCGCTCCGGCGGCGGCGTCTTCCGCGGGAGCTGGGCACATGTCCACACCATCCGTCGCCGTGCGATCCGCCGACGGGACGAACGTCCCCTCGCCGGCGACGCAGCCGCCTAGGTTGGGCTCTCAACCGATCAGAACCCAGGAGGCGGACATGTCCCAGGTCGCGAAGATCACCACGCTGAGCTCCCGGTCGGAGCTGAGCTTCGAAGACGCCGTGCGGGGAGGTGTCGAGCGGGCTGCGGCGACGTTGCGTCACGTCAGCGGCGCGTGGGTCAAAGAGCAGACCGTCGAGGTACGCGAAGGATCCATCGTGGCTTTCCAGGTGGTCCTGGAGGTGACGTTCGTCCTCGAGGATTCGGACGACTGATCCACCGGGTCTGCTGGTCCACCTCACACCTTCGCATTCTGGCGGGGCACCACGATCTCGCGGATGATGAGCAGGATCGACGCCATGATCGGAAGGGCGACCAGCACGCCGATCACGCCCATGAGCGTCCCCCCGACGAGCGCACCGATCAGAACGAGCGCCGCGGGAACGGAAATGGCCCGATTCATCACCCTCGGGCTGATGACATACGACTCGAGCTGGATGTAGATCAGATAGGCGATGGCGAAGATGAGCGCCTGGGTCGGGCTGCTGAAGAGGGCGACCGCCGAACCGACGATCCAGAAGATGATGGAGCCGAAGAGCGGGATCAGCGTGAGGACGAAGGCCACCACCGTCATCAGGGCGGCGAAGGGGAGTCCGATGACGACATGCAGGATGAAGACGGCGGCGGCATTGAACGACGACAGGATCACCGAGCCGATCAGAGCGTGACCGACGGAGGATGTGATCCGCTCGGTCATGTCCCTGAGTCGAGGTCTGCTGCGGGCCGGGGCGAGGGAGAAGAAGGCCTCCTTGATGTCATCGAGTGCCGCGAGGAAGTAGAGCGTCAGTGCGACGACGATGAAGGTCGACGTGATCGTCGTCACGATCCCGACGCCGACGGCCCACGCCCCGCCGCCGATGGCACCGATGGTCGCGGGGTCGGAAAGCCAGTCGGCCCATGCGTTCAGCAGTGCCGTCACCGTGGCCTGCGCGTCCTCGCCGAGTTGCGCGAACCACGCCGACGTGGAGATCTCTGAGACCGCTCGCGACGCGCTTCGCACGAGTTGGCCGACTTGACCGACGATCGGCGGAAGCACGAAGACCACGAAAGCAGCCGTCAGGAGGAGGAAGCCGCCGAAGACGATGGCGATCGCGGCGCCGCGGTGGACCCGACGGCGTTCGAAGACGCGCACGATCGGATCCAGTCCCAGCGCCAGGAACATGGCGAGGACGATCGAGACGACGATCGTGGAGATGGAGCCGAGCGCCGCACCGAGAACCAGGGCTCCGAGCACGCCGAGGGTGACGAGGAAGCCGGTCAGGAGGGGCCTGTCGAGCAGGGCTACGGTGCGACGCATGCCGCCGGACCGGCCTCCCCCGGAATCACCGACATGCGCCGCATTGCCTCCCGCGCGATCGCCGCCCATGCCGCCAGGATGGCGCGATGCGCTCGCGGGGGGATCATCCGATGCGGGCGATCTCCCCCACCTCGATGAGCCCCAGATCGGCCGCGCGTTCGATCGCCTCGTCGCGGCCCGTCACCCCGAGTTTCCGATAGATGTGACCGACGTGCGTCTTGACGGTGTTGACCGATACGTAACTGTGGGCGGCGATGTCGGCGAACGTCATGCGTGTCGGCAGGTAGGCGAGAAGCTCTCGCTCTCGATGGGTCAGGTGTTCCACCAGCTGTCCCCGAGCCGGCGCGGCACCGGCCGCGCGCGCCGCATGGACGGCAAGACGACGGAACTCATCGGCGGGGCCGGGCAACGCCTCCAGCAGCCGAGCGACCTCCGGTCCCGCGGCAGCGAACGGGAAGAGCAGCCGTCCGGATGCCGCCAGCGCCAAGGCGGCCTGGAGGTGGCTCCGGGCCTGCGCGGGCTGTCCGGCAAGGGCATGGGCCCAGCCGAGCAGAAGATCTCGCTCGACGGCCACCGCGGGCGACGATTCGCCAGGTGGCTCGAACTGCGCCAGTCTGCGTGCCGCCACGGGCGCGTCACCCGTCGTCAGGAGGCCGGCGATCTCCTCGAAGGCGATGACAGACCACGTCGACGCCGTCCAGGTCGGCCTCGAGGGCATTCCTCGCAGTCGCGCCCGTCGGTGCGCGAGCGCCGTGAGGGCGTGGCGGACGAAGGGCGGAGGCGGTGCGGCCAGAGGGGACGTCGGGAGTGACGACTCTTCCGCCCCGAGCATCACCGATGCCAGATGAGCCAGCCACAGCAGCTGGGTGCGTTGATCGGATGCCGCTCGCACGCGGCCCTCGGCGAGCGCGGCGGCTCCGGTCTCCCCGTCACCGCGACCGAGACTGGCCACCGCACGGGCGAGGAATGCGTCGCCGGCAGCGGGATGGTCCAGCAGTCGGAACTCCTTCGCCAACGAGAGGGCGCTGTCTGCGAGTTCTTCGGCCAACGCCATCCGCTCCGAGAACGCCTCGGTCAGAGCGAGTGAACCCAGCGCGTGCAGCCGAAAAGGGCGATAGGCCGCCCCCTCGCCCTCGAGCGCGAGCCGGAGCTGCTGTCTCGCAGCGTCGAGGTCGCCGAGGAGGAGAAGCGCGCGGCCGTAGGACGCGCGCGCCACCAGGTTGAGAAGCGGTCGGCTGGTGACGCCCAGGAGCGAGGGCGGCTCGATATCCGGGGGCTCCTGCGCCAACGCGCTCAGGGCGTTCTCGGCCGCCTGCGCGAAGAACTCGGGCGGCGGCGCGAGCTGGACGCAGGCGCCCAGGTAGGTCTGGGCGACCAGCCGCTCCCCCGCACTCAGGTTCCCCTCCTCCAGCAGCCCGCGGAACGCATCCATCGCTGCGACGCCGTGCCCGCTCATCCCTCGAGCCATGGCGAGCAGGAGTTCGGCCTGCGGCCGTCGGGCTCGCTC
The Microbacterium sp. SLBN-154 DNA segment above includes these coding regions:
- a CDS encoding carbohydrate ABC transporter permease yields the protein MTTQPALSAETAEGELIADRENRKSRSADERPRPKARGRVGQERVNWSTTVILILCAVTVLLPLYVTISMSLKTSAQAVDGNAFSLPAPFSFDGFVEAWTLTRFPVGAAVSLFVTAGTVILTIILAAFASYAIVRNWDRRLFRYSFFYLLAAMFIPFPVVALPQIQLTGRVGLDNPVGVILLATMFQLSFSVLLFTAFLRSIPYELEESARIDGASTWQTFWKLIFPLLAPMSATVGIFAFLYAWNDFMMPSLIISDPNLQTLPVRQNLFQSQFSNNYNVAFASYLMAMAPAIIAYLFTQRWVMAGVTQGAVKG
- a CDS encoding flavin monoamine oxidase family protein, producing MEHVDTIVVGAGVAGLTAARLLRAAGQRVIVLEARERVGGRVHTARAGGRVTDLGASWIHGITDSPVADAARAFGMRMTEFTVGSFQPDGRPIAYHSPDGTRMPEEAAAAFAADVRTVDQRLLEVIARSGPGDSYRDVTERAIADQGWDSERALRVREFVEHRTEEQYGAWIEDLAAHGLDDDQVEGDEVVFPDGYDRLPAHLAEGLDVRLGHVVTRVAWHASGVDVTSDRGTVTAAAAVVTVPVGVLQSASFTFDPPLPPAVAEPLARLRMNAFEKVFLRFPTRFWGDGVYAVRQQGPEGRRWHSWYDLTPLHDEPTLLTFAAGPAAREIRAWSHDEIVASVMEQLRRLFPGAPDPVDVEITDWQGDPFSHGSYAYMTVGSVTSDHDDLAAPVGGVLHLAGEATWTDDPATVTAAMCSGHRAAERVLGRHVAMESVWNTAF
- a CDS encoding ABC transporter substrate-binding protein is translated as MPPGTPARRAAATISLLALAGALLAGCSADGRETIRFTFSKREALDFMNQLVSDYNSSQDRVRVEMDTSGVDVVSASFVRGNPPDIMLANYNYEVARFVDRCALSDLSDTQAASTVRDDLDVLMAQYGSCEGRTSALPYSVMASSVIYNRAIFEENGLEVPQTWDELIAVCDALEASGVTPFYATFKDDWTVAQGWYDYAIGGSIDVVDFFDQLAAEGADVGEESAVSFQDQFAEPLDRMAELTVYTNADADSRAYNDGNLAFARGEAAMYLQGPWALAEIAKTDPDLDLGTFPLPMTDDPADLKVRVNTDLAAMIPEESRHQDAARDFLEFLYQPENIEAYNESQLGFAPTEGAPPPSDPRVEGMTDYYDEGRFYQGPSVLVPKTIPVFSYAQALALGADTESTLRTMDTDWARLAFRSPLPSSETDAQGEEATQ
- a CDS encoding glycoside hydrolase family 13 protein — translated: MTSAGTSALQTADPHEIELPEWWRQAVVYQVYPRSFADADGDGIGDLRGILSRVDHLRELGVDAIWLSPFYPSELADGGYDVADYRDVDPRLGTLDDFDRLVDALHAAGIRIVVDIVPNHTSDQHAWFQEALAAGRGSLARDRYIFRDGTGPDGSEPPTDWVSVFGGPAWERVADGQWYFHNFAVQQPDLNWDNPDVRADFVRTLRFWADRGVDGFRIDVAHMLTKDLTEPLPSRTELDALPRDGRHPLIDRDDVHEVYAEWRAVFDSYDPPRTAVAEAWVDPARIPLYARAESLGQAFNFDLLEADFDAGQFRRIVGSNLLLAAESGSSTTWVLSNHDVVRHATRYGLPDAERGGDGRPVRKHGNEWLLSGGRTPELDRDRGLRRARAAILFVLGLPGSAYIYQGEELGLHEVAEIPDSHRQDPTFFRSPGEDIGRDGCRVPLPWSADEPAFGFGGRSPHLPQPAWFAQSAASVQTDDPASTLRLYRDALAARRRLQTAESLEWVETGRDDVLHYRRPNGWTVITNFGTEPFSLPEDIGPVLSSGPVAQGLLPGETTVWFDAL
- a CDS encoding carbohydrate ABC transporter permease, translating into MTATETIVAGSAATRRSRRRVEPIYYLFLLPSLVLFTLAITVPGIVGIFFSFTDSIGIGSWNFIGLTNYIALFSDPAILQSYLFTFGFATATVIVVNIVAFLLAVGLTSRIRFRTGLRTIFVIPMVISGIIIAYVFNFLFSNSVPSLGQATGIGWLQESLLANPDLAWVAIVIVTAWQAIPGTLLIYIAGLLSVPGDVYEAADIDGANKRQQLWRITIPLVAGYVVINVILGFKNFLNAYDVIVGLTNGGPGTATRSIAMSIIFGFNSGDYAYQMANATIFFIVAVLISILQLSLTRGRKVFR
- a CDS encoding ROK family protein, coding for MIGYAWDAEVFTATDVMESVAVTRSTAIDVVDELVARGLIVELPNARAVGDYRKGRPARRFAFRQDAAFVVGLDAGRGHLTATVSDLRGNTRAVEHLVVDADDDAPEIRRRAAVRAVDRALEIAGVGRSEVAAMGVGLPAPVDAHGESPTDRAEFWTRMNPGFARMFGEWVPIVKVANDASLASVAERTLGAARGCNDFVVLLAGERLGAGVWVDGRLLTGAHGGAGEMVAFDHVRGVDSAWGFGHRAVELARTAMATGALPTSSILRRMAPADIEGKDVFAAAAQGDAGARRITDEIGGSLAVIAGVFGSLFDTRLLIVSGAVADGAAPLIEAARRSVADTLHLPAPRIVASELGADIVSLGAVCAAVQEARRGILDLPRFAQPA